From the genome of Bradyrhizobium elkanii USDA 76, one region includes:
- a CDS encoding BolA family protein, whose amino-acid sequence MNTKDVIINKLREAFLPESLDVVDESHLHEGHAGHRPGGETHFRVYIVSPAFEGKSRIERHRMINATLAQELAGSVHALAIHAHGPGEKPR is encoded by the coding sequence ATGAACACCAAAGACGTTATCATAAACAAGTTGCGTGAAGCTTTCTTGCCGGAAAGCCTCGACGTCGTCGACGAGTCACATCTGCATGAGGGCCACGCCGGCCACAGGCCAGGCGGGGAGACGCATTTCCGGGTATATATTGTGTCTCCGGCCTTCGAAGGGAAGAGCCGGATCGAACGCCATCGCATGATAAATGCGACGCTGGCTCAGGAACTCGCCGGCTCGGTGCATGCGCTGGCGATCCACGCCCACGGCCCCGGGGAAAAGCCGCGCTAG
- a CDS encoding J domain-containing protein yields MPIDSSKFFDSIRIKPTKVSAKRQAQAGEQAVTCEWAGCQNKGAHRAPKGRENSREYWHFCLDHVREYNQSYNFFQGMNPDDVARYQKDALTGHRPTWKMGANNGKKGDSGLDAASDPFHVFSELNGRGRWRPGPGGAEPKPETRKVMNAERKALQVMGLGAEATLEDVKSKYKALVKQHHPDANGGDRSTEDRLIEIIKAYNYLKTVVREA; encoded by the coding sequence ATGCCGATCGATTCATCAAAATTCTTCGACTCCATTCGCATCAAGCCGACCAAGGTGAGTGCGAAGCGCCAGGCGCAGGCCGGCGAGCAGGCTGTGACCTGCGAGTGGGCGGGTTGCCAGAACAAGGGCGCGCACCGCGCCCCGAAAGGCCGCGAGAATTCGCGCGAGTATTGGCACTTCTGTCTCGATCACGTCCGCGAGTACAACCAGTCCTACAATTTCTTCCAGGGCATGAATCCTGACGACGTCGCGCGCTACCAGAAGGACGCGCTGACCGGCCACCGTCCGACCTGGAAGATGGGTGCCAACAACGGCAAGAAGGGCGACAGCGGTCTCGATGCCGCTTCCGATCCGTTCCACGTGTTCTCCGAGCTCAACGGCCGTGGCCGCTGGCGCCCCGGACCGGGCGGCGCGGAGCCCAAGCCCGAGACCCGCAAGGTCATGAACGCCGAGCGCAAGGCGCTGCAGGTGATGGGGTTAGGGGCCGAGGCGACGCTCGAAGACGTCAAGTCGAAGTACAAGGCGCTGGTCAAGCAGCACCATCCCGACGCCAATGGTGGCGACCGTTCCACCGAGGATCGCCTGATCGAGATCATCAAGGCGTACAATTATCTGAAGACCGTGGTGCGCGAGGCCTGA
- a CDS encoding citrate synthase/methylcitrate synthase has product MNMHLTKSQIGLDGVPAAETVLSHVDGERGELIIAGEHVADLAGKSSFEGVTARLWNGATGKALSEANVRASLGAARERAFARLPDLLPATRGMSIVDGFRAAIAGLRGENGLEHEATIVGAFPVIAGALVQHARGHDPIAPDPNAGHAADTLRMLLGRKVEPREVAALDAYLVTVCDHGMNASTFTTRVIASTQADLFAAITGGYCALTGPLHGGAPEPVLEMLDAIGTRERIKPWVDGALAHGERLMGFGHRVYRVRDPRADVLKVAIERLEASGADLPFAAEVEAYIREALRKKNPERPLETNVEFFTAILLDGLEIPRQAFTPIFAVARAAGWTAHALEQRRTGRLIRPSSSYVGAMPKG; this is encoded by the coding sequence ATGAATATGCATCTCACCAAGAGCCAGATCGGTCTGGACGGCGTTCCCGCCGCCGAGACCGTGTTGAGCCATGTCGACGGCGAGCGCGGCGAGTTGATCATCGCCGGCGAGCACGTCGCCGACCTCGCGGGCAAGTCGAGCTTCGAGGGCGTCACCGCGCGGCTGTGGAACGGCGCCACCGGCAAGGCGCTGAGCGAAGCCAATGTCCGCGCCAGCCTTGGCGCCGCCCGCGAACGCGCCTTCGCCCGGTTGCCGGACCTGCTGCCGGCGACGCGCGGCATGTCGATCGTCGACGGCTTCCGCGCGGCGATCGCCGGCCTTCGCGGCGAGAACGGGCTGGAGCACGAGGCGACCATCGTCGGCGCCTTCCCGGTGATCGCGGGCGCCCTGGTCCAGCACGCCAGGGGGCATGACCCGATCGCGCCGGACCCGAATGCCGGCCACGCCGCCGACACGCTGCGGATGCTGCTGGGCCGCAAGGTCGAGCCGCGCGAGGTCGCCGCGCTCGACGCCTATCTCGTCACCGTATGCGACCACGGCATGAATGCGTCGACCTTCACCACGCGGGTGATCGCGTCCACCCAGGCCGATCTGTTCGCGGCGATCACCGGCGGCTATTGCGCGCTGACCGGCCCGCTGCATGGCGGCGCACCTGAGCCGGTGCTCGAGATGCTGGACGCGATCGGGACGCGCGAGCGCATCAAGCCCTGGGTCGACGGCGCGCTGGCGCACGGCGAACGGCTGATGGGGTTTGGTCACCGCGTCTATCGCGTGCGCGACCCGCGCGCCGACGTGCTGAAGGTCGCGATCGAGCGCCTCGAGGCCAGTGGTGCCGACCTGCCGTTTGCCGCCGAGGTCGAGGCCTATATCCGCGAGGCGCTGCGGAAGAAGAACCCGGAGCGGCCGCTCGAGACCAATGTCGAGTTCTTCACCGCGATCCTGCTCGATGGGCTGGAAATCCCGCGGCAGGCGTTCACGCCGATCTTCGCGGTGGCCCGCGCCGCCGGCTGGACCGCGCACGCGCTTGAGCAGCGGCGCACCGGGCGGCTGATCCGGCCGAGCTCGTCCTATGTCGGGGCGATGCCGAAGGGGTGA
- a CDS encoding citrate/2-methylcitrate synthase, with protein MKKSAELYLSAREAAAELAVSPATLYAYVSRGLIRSEPSPDSRSHRYRAEDIRGLKERRVPSPEPRGFRNFDADLPVMDSAIATITEQGPIYRGVNCVELAERDTLEHTATLLWDVTGVDPFAPDNCPQISDEMRAIAEAARRAQPIDRTVAVLALAASADPGAFTRAPDGRAMVGGRILRLLVATMLNAAPSNELLHEQVARVWTPDNKHAPDLIRRALVLLADHELNASTFTARCAASTGLNLYDAVIAGLVALKGPMHGGAGVLASRLVKTMLDNDVAPVVRERVALGERFAGFGHGVYKKGDPRAISLLEALTRAGAPRKFTREVPERIAEATGEFVNIDYALAVLVHALRMPAGSELALFAMARSVGWIAHASEQLQHGKLIRPRARYVGPAPGRAGTTNSI; from the coding sequence ATGAAAAAATCCGCCGAGCTCTATCTCTCCGCCCGGGAGGCCGCGGCCGAACTCGCGGTCTCGCCGGCGACCCTCTACGCCTATGTCAGCCGCGGGCTGATCCGCTCCGAGCCGTCGCCGGATTCGCGCAGCCACCGCTACCGCGCCGAGGACATCAGGGGGCTGAAGGAGCGCCGCGTGCCGTCGCCGGAGCCGCGCGGCTTCCGCAATTTCGACGCCGACCTGCCGGTGATGGATTCGGCGATCGCGACCATCACCGAGCAGGGTCCGATCTATCGCGGCGTCAACTGCGTCGAGCTCGCCGAGCGCGACACGCTGGAGCACACCGCGACGCTGCTGTGGGACGTCACCGGCGTCGATCCGTTCGCGCCGGACAATTGTCCGCAGATCTCGGACGAAATGCGCGCCATCGCTGAGGCCGCGCGCCGCGCCCAGCCGATCGATCGGACGGTCGCCGTGCTGGCACTGGCGGCAAGCGCCGATCCCGGCGCCTTCACCCGCGCGCCGGACGGCCGCGCGATGGTCGGCGGCCGCATCCTGCGGCTGCTGGTCGCGACCATGCTGAACGCTGCGCCATCGAACGAGCTGCTGCACGAGCAGGTGGCGCGGGTCTGGACGCCTGACAACAAGCACGCGCCCGACCTGATCCGCCGCGCGCTGGTGCTGCTCGCCGATCACGAACTGAATGCGTCGACCTTCACCGCGCGCTGCGCGGCATCGACCGGGCTCAATCTGTACGACGCTGTCATCGCGGGTCTCGTCGCGTTGAAGGGACCGATGCATGGCGGTGCCGGCGTGCTCGCCTCGCGCCTCGTCAAGACGATGCTCGACAACGACGTTGCGCCAGTGGTTCGCGAGCGCGTCGCGCTTGGCGAGCGTTTCGCCGGCTTCGGGCACGGCGTCTACAAGAAGGGCGATCCGCGCGCGATCTCGCTGCTCGAGGCGCTGACGCGGGCCGGCGCGCCGCGCAAATTCACCAGGGAAGTCCCGGAGCGGATCGCGGAGGCGACCGGCGAATTCGTCAACATCGACTACGCGCTGGCGGTGCTGGTGCATGCGCTGCGGATGCCCGCGGGCAGCGAGCTCGCGCTGTTTGCGATGGCCCGCAGCGTCGGCTGGATCGCGCATGCCAGCGAGCAGCTTCAGCATGGCAAGCTGATCCGGCCCCGCGCGCGCTATGTCGGTCCGGCACCCGGCCGGGCCGGTACGACCAATAGTATTTAG
- a CDS encoding DedA family protein: MTSFLDPFIAFVSAHAWLAYLTLFLAALLEAVPVIGSLVPGSTIILALSALVPGGELKLLPVLAAAAAGAMLGDGTAYLIGHRSQREILSAWPLSNYPRVVAQSEAFFNRWGVLAVFFARFVPPIRAFVPITAGALDMPPARFYAVNIPAILLWAPAHVLPGVLAVTALHDYAGLPHHQHVGKHLWMFAVAGGAVILALAIWTIRRRHGGGLIEPARPAK; the protein is encoded by the coding sequence GTGACTTCATTCCTTGACCCGTTCATCGCGTTCGTTTCGGCCCATGCCTGGCTTGCCTATCTGACGCTGTTTCTGGCCGCCCTGCTGGAAGCGGTTCCGGTGATCGGCTCCCTGGTACCGGGTTCGACCATCATCCTGGCGTTGAGCGCGCTGGTGCCGGGCGGGGAACTGAAGCTGCTCCCGGTGCTCGCCGCGGCGGCGGCCGGCGCGATGCTCGGCGACGGCACCGCCTATCTCATCGGCCACCGCAGCCAGCGCGAGATTCTGTCCGCCTGGCCGCTCTCCAACTACCCGCGCGTGGTGGCGCAGAGCGAGGCGTTCTTCAACCGCTGGGGCGTGCTCGCGGTGTTCTTTGCCCGCTTCGTGCCGCCGATCCGCGCCTTCGTGCCGATCACGGCCGGCGCGCTCGACATGCCGCCGGCGCGCTTCTACGCGGTCAACATTCCCGCGATCCTGCTCTGGGCGCCGGCGCATGTGCTGCCCGGCGTGCTGGCCGTGACCGCGCTGCACGACTATGCCGGCCTGCCGCATCATCAACATGTCGGCAAGCATCTCTGGATGTTTGCGGTGGCAGGTGGCGCCGTGATCCTGGCGCTGGCGATCTGGACCATCCGCCGCCGCCATGGCGGCGGCCTGATCGAACCGGCCAGGCCGGCAAAATAG
- the cobS gene encoding cobaltochelatase subunit CobS, whose translation MTTAVQTKAQEPVVGLPDMKVSVRQVFGIDSDLEVPAYSEVDPHVPETDPDYRFDRATTLAILAGFAKNRRVMVTGYHGTGKSTHIEQVAARLNWPCVRVNLDSHISRIDLVGKDAIVVKDGKQVTEFRDGILPWALQHNIALVFDEYDAGRPDVMFVIQRVLEVSGRLTLLDQNKVIKPHPAFRLFSTANTVGLGDTSGLYHGTQQINQGQMDRWSIVTTLNYLAHDEEVEIVLAKARHYRTQEGRDIVNKMVRLADLTRNAFANGDLSTVMSPRTVITWAENSDIFNDIGFAFRVTFLNKCDELERPLVAEFYQRCFNVELPESSVNVALS comes from the coding sequence ATGACGACCGCCGTCCAGACCAAAGCACAAGAACCCGTCGTCGGCCTGCCCGACATGAAGGTGTCGGTCCGGCAGGTCTTCGGGATCGATAGCGATCTGGAAGTTCCCGCCTATTCGGAAGTCGATCCGCATGTGCCGGAAACCGATCCGGACTATCGCTTCGATCGCGCGACCACGCTCGCGATCCTCGCCGGCTTTGCCAAGAATCGCCGCGTGATGGTCACCGGCTATCACGGCACCGGCAAGTCGACCCACATCGAGCAGGTTGCGGCCCGCCTCAACTGGCCCTGCGTGCGCGTCAACCTCGACAGCCACATCAGCCGTATCGATCTCGTCGGCAAGGACGCCATCGTGGTCAAGGACGGCAAGCAGGTCACCGAATTCCGCGACGGCATCCTGCCCTGGGCGCTGCAGCACAATATCGCGCTGGTGTTCGACGAATACGACGCCGGCCGCCCGGACGTGATGTTCGTGATTCAGCGCGTGCTGGAAGTCTCCGGCCGCCTGACGCTGCTCGACCAGAACAAGGTGATCAAGCCGCATCCGGCGTTCCGCCTGTTCTCGACCGCCAACACGGTCGGCCTCGGCGATACCTCGGGCCTCTATCACGGCACCCAGCAGATCAACCAGGGCCAGATGGACCGCTGGTCGATCGTCACCACGCTGAACTACCTCGCCCATGACGAGGAAGTGGAGATCGTGCTGGCCAAGGCGCGCCACTACCGCACGCAGGAAGGCCGCGACATCGTCAACAAGATGGTGCGGCTTGCGGACCTCACCCGCAACGCCTTCGCCAACGGCGACCTGTCGACGGTGATGAGCCCGCGCACGGTGATCACCTGGGCCGAGAACTCGGACATCTTCAACGACATCGGCTTCGCGTTCCGCGTCACCTTCCTCAACAAGTGTGACGAATTGGAGCGGCCGCTGGTCGCCGAGTTCTACCAGCGCTGCTTCAACGTCGAGCTGCCGGAATCCTCGGTCAACGTGGCGCTCAGCTAG
- a CDS encoding GNAT family N-acetyltransferase, whose protein sequence is MPKISVERTVTQTKKAVLGGLLRYNNEKMGKQKYKRFAISLRQDDKIVGGIVGEVWTAVLFIQLFWMEQKFRNKGFGAKLIKAIEDEARRFGATRSYLDTMSFQAPGFYRANGYKEFGSIEGYPGGVTRHWFTKSL, encoded by the coding sequence ATGCCGAAAATCTCCGTCGAGCGCACAGTCACACAGACGAAGAAAGCGGTGCTCGGCGGATTGCTCCGCTACAACAACGAGAAGATGGGGAAGCAGAAGTACAAGCGCTTCGCCATCTCGCTGCGGCAAGATGACAAGATTGTCGGCGGCATCGTCGGCGAGGTCTGGACCGCGGTGTTGTTCATCCAGTTGTTCTGGATGGAGCAGAAGTTTCGCAACAAGGGCTTTGGCGCGAAGCTGATCAAGGCGATCGAGGACGAGGCGCGGCGCTTCGGAGCGACGCGATCCTATCTGGATACGATGAGCTTCCAGGCGCCGGGCTTCTACCGCGCCAACGGATATAAAGAGTTCGGTTCGATTGAGGGGTATCCCGGCGGCGTCACGCGCCATTGGTTTACGAAATCGCTATGA
- the cobT gene encoding cobaltochelatase subunit CobT, producing MTTSNIKFRPGSKEAPTEPFKRSVSACLKAIAKKPELEVSFAAERPGLAPGKARLPEPARKMTKRDAAIVRGHADSIALKIACHDPKVHRKLMPGNPQARGVFEAVEQARVEAIGSRRMAGVAKNLTAMLDDHFHRGKYDEITDRADAPLSDALAMLVRERLTGMAPPAAAKKMVDLWRPTLEDKIGSRLDKLSRFTEDQARFGDLVHDLLSALDLGDDRNMDSDDDDDQDENQDGESDQSGAEGSPDSDAAQEMSADQAQTSAEEMSESAMESAQASTSDTFDDGELGDDETPGEATRPNARGQNEPRGPEYHAFAPKFDEVIAAEDLCDHDELERLRSYLDKQLAHLQGIVARLANRLQRRLMAQQNRAWEFDLEEGILDPARLSRVVTDPYHPLSFMHEKEATFRDTVVTLLLDNSGSMRGRPITVAATCADILARTLERCGVKVEILGFTTRAWKGGQSREAWLAAGKPANPGRLNDLRHIIYKSADAPWRRARKNLGLMMREGLLKENIDGEALDWAHKRLLARPEQRRILMMISDGAPVDDSTLSVNPGNYLERHLRHIIDEIETRSPVELIAIGIGHDVTRYYRRAVTIVDAEELGGAITEKLAELFSETHGSAPAPGVRRRLHS from the coding sequence ATGACAACCTCCAACATCAAATTTCGCCCCGGATCCAAGGAAGCGCCGACCGAGCCGTTCAAGCGCTCGGTGTCGGCGTGCCTGAAGGCGATCGCCAAGAAGCCGGAGCTCGAAGTCTCCTTCGCCGCCGAGCGCCCCGGGCTCGCGCCCGGCAAGGCGCGGCTGCCGGAGCCGGCGCGCAAGATGACCAAGCGCGATGCGGCGATCGTGCGTGGCCACGCCGATTCGATCGCGCTCAAGATCGCCTGTCACGATCCCAAGGTGCATCGCAAGCTGATGCCCGGCAATCCGCAGGCACGCGGCGTGTTCGAGGCGGTCGAGCAGGCGCGCGTCGAGGCGATCGGCTCGCGGCGGATGGCGGGCGTTGCCAAGAACCTCACCGCGATGCTCGACGATCATTTCCACCGCGGCAAGTATGACGAGATCACCGATCGCGCCGACGCGCCGCTGTCGGATGCGCTGGCGATGCTGGTGCGCGAACGTCTCACCGGCATGGCACCGCCCGCGGCCGCCAAGAAGATGGTCGATCTCTGGCGTCCGACCCTGGAGGACAAGATCGGCTCGCGGCTCGACAAGCTCAGCCGTTTCACCGAGGACCAGGCGAGGTTCGGCGACCTCGTCCATGATCTGCTGTCGGCGCTCGATCTCGGCGACGACCGCAACATGGATTCCGACGATGACGACGACCAGGACGAGAACCAGGACGGCGAGAGCGATCAGTCCGGCGCCGAGGGCTCGCCCGACTCCGATGCCGCGCAGGAGATGAGCGCCGACCAGGCGCAGACGTCAGCGGAAGAGATGAGCGAAAGCGCAATGGAGAGCGCGCAGGCCTCCACGTCGGACACTTTCGACGACGGTGAGCTCGGCGACGACGAGACCCCGGGCGAGGCGACGCGGCCGAATGCGCGCGGCCAGAACGAGCCGCGCGGTCCGGAATATCACGCCTTCGCGCCGAAATTCGACGAGGTGATTGCCGCCGAAGACCTCTGCGATCACGACGAGCTCGAGCGGCTGCGCTCCTATCTCGACAAGCAGCTCGCGCATCTGCAGGGCATCGTGGCGCGGCTCGCCAATCGCTTGCAGCGCCGGCTGATGGCGCAGCAGAACCGCGCCTGGGAGTTCGATCTCGAGGAGGGCATCCTCGATCCGGCGCGGCTGTCGCGCGTCGTCACCGATCCCTATCATCCGCTGTCCTTCATGCACGAGAAGGAGGCCACCTTCCGCGACACCGTGGTGACGCTGCTGCTGGATAACTCCGGCTCGATGCGCGGCCGCCCGATCACGGTCGCCGCCACCTGCGCCGACATCCTGGCGCGCACGCTGGAGCGATGCGGCGTCAAGGTCGAGATCCTCGGCTTCACGACGCGCGCCTGGAAGGGCGGGCAGTCGCGCGAAGCGTGGCTCGCCGCCGGCAAGCCGGCCAATCCGGGCCGCCTCAACGATCTCAGGCACATCATCTACAAATCGGCCGACGCACCCTGGCGTCGCGCGCGAAAAAATCTCGGGCTGATGATGCGCGAGGGCCTGCTCAAGGAGAACATCGACGGCGAGGCGCTCGACTGGGCGCACAAGCGCCTGCTCGCGCGTCCCGAGCAGCGCCGCATCCTGATGATGATCTCCGACGGCGCGCCGGTCGACGACTCCACGCTGTCGGTCAATCCCGGCAACTATCTCGAGCGGCATCTGCGTCACATCATCGACGAGATCGAGACCCGCTCGCCGGTCGAGCTGATCGCGATCGGTATCGGTCATGACGTGACGCGCTACTATCGCCGCGCCGTGACCATCGTGGACGCCGAAGAGCTCGGCGGCGCCATCACCGAAAAGCTCGCCGAGCTGTTCAGCGAGACTCACGGCTCGGCGCCCGCGCCGGGCGTCCGGCGCCGCCTCCACTCGTGA
- a CDS encoding esterase-like activity of phytase family protein, with the protein MRSLPSRRRFLQGMAAGLSAAALPRLAQAQSATQPPATPRPAAKPSPYRVNEPVSIDVNARPLPSFDIRDRARTRFGALEYRSGLILTSSFSGFGGLSALRLDPKGERFIAVSDQGSWFTGRIVYRGREMVGLGDVEAAPLLGADGRPITVTRGWYDSESLALDGSFAYVGLERVNQVLRFDFAKGFTRARGEVVALPAAARKLPNNKGLEGLVFVPKAMSTGQPLAGTLIAFSERGLDANGNLIAFLVGGKTPGQFSVRRSENFDISDAVLLPSGGLLILERKFSWFGGVGIRIRRLALSEIAPGAVVDGPAIFNADLGNEIDNMEGIDAHVTEEGETVLTMVSDDNFSLIQRNLLLQFTLLD; encoded by the coding sequence ATGCGCTCACTCCCTAGCCGCCGCCGTTTCCTCCAGGGTATGGCGGCGGGGCTGTCGGCCGCCGCATTGCCGCGTCTTGCGCAGGCGCAGAGCGCGACCCAGCCGCCGGCAACGCCGAGGCCGGCTGCGAAGCCGAGCCCCTATCGGGTCAACGAACCGGTTTCGATCGACGTCAACGCACGGCCGCTGCCGTCGTTCGACATCCGCGATCGCGCGCGCACGCGGTTCGGCGCGTTGGAGTATCGCAGCGGGCTGATCCTGACCTCGTCGTTCTCCGGCTTCGGCGGCCTCTCCGCGCTGCGGCTCGATCCCAAGGGCGAACGCTTCATCGCGGTCAGCGATCAGGGCAGCTGGTTCACCGGCCGCATCGTCTATCGTGGCCGGGAGATGGTCGGGCTCGGCGACGTCGAGGCGGCACCGCTGCTCGGCGCCGACGGCAGGCCGATCACCGTGACCCGTGGCTGGTATGATTCGGAATCGCTCGCGCTCGACGGCTCGTTCGCCTATGTCGGGCTCGAGCGGGTCAACCAGGTGCTGCGCTTCGATTTCGCCAAGGGCTTTACCCGCGCGCGCGGCGAGGTGGTGGCGCTGCCGGCGGCGGCCCGCAAACTTCCGAACAACAAGGGGCTGGAGGGCCTCGTCTTCGTGCCCAAGGCCATGTCCACGGGCCAGCCGCTTGCCGGCACGCTGATCGCGTTCTCGGAACGCGGGCTCGATGCGAATGGCAACCTGATCGCCTTCCTGGTCGGCGGCAAGACGCCGGGTCAGTTCAGCGTCCGCCGCAGCGAGAATTTCGACATCAGCGACGCGGTCCTGCTGCCGTCGGGTGGTCTGTTGATTCTGGAGCGGAAATTCTCCTGGTTCGGCGGCGTCGGCATCCGCATCCGCCGTCTCGCGCTGTCCGAGATCGCGCCCGGTGCCGTGGTCGATGGCCCCGCAATCTTCAATGCCGATCTTGGCAACGAGATCGACAACATGGAAGGCATCGATGCCCATGTCACGGAGGAGGGCGAGACCGTGCTGACCATGGTCTCCGACGACAATTTCTCCCTGATCCAGCGCAATCTGCTGCTGCAGTTCACGCTGCTGGACTGA
- a CDS encoding NADH:flavin oxidoreductase/NADH oxidase produces MSTLFSPIELRDLKLSNRIMVSPMCQYSAIDGSANDWHFTHINMLALSGAAMFCIEATHVEDIGRITPGCLGLYNDANEAALKPILASVRKHSKAAVAMQLAHAGRKASSQRPWEGGQLIPIAEGGWQTVGPSDVPHKEGEAAPAALDDAGLTRIREAFVASAKRADRLGIDALELHGAHGYLLHQFLSPIANKRTDRYGGSLENRMRFPLEVFDAVRAVFPDHKPIGMRVSATDWVEGAWDLAQTIEFARELKKRGVDWMDVSSGGVSPLQKIPLGPGYQVPAAQAVKEATGVTTMAVGLITEAKQAEEIVSSGKADMVALARGMLYDPRWGWHAAAELGGEVSAPPQYWRSQPSTQKALFGKTTFGTR; encoded by the coding sequence ATGAGCACCCTGTTTTCCCCGATCGAACTGCGCGACCTGAAACTCTCCAATCGCATCATGGTCTCGCCGATGTGTCAGTATTCGGCCATCGACGGCTCCGCCAACGACTGGCACTTCACCCACATCAACATGCTGGCGCTGTCGGGCGCGGCGATGTTCTGCATCGAGGCCACCCATGTCGAGGATATCGGGCGGATCACGCCGGGTTGCCTCGGTCTTTACAACGACGCCAACGAGGCGGCGCTGAAGCCGATCCTGGCCTCGGTGCGCAAGCATTCGAAAGCGGCGGTCGCGATGCAACTCGCCCATGCCGGCCGCAAGGCGTCGAGCCAGCGCCCCTGGGAGGGCGGGCAGTTGATCCCGATTGCCGAAGGCGGTTGGCAGACGGTCGGACCATCTGACGTCCCGCACAAGGAAGGCGAGGCTGCGCCGGCGGCGCTCGACGACGCCGGCCTGACGCGCATCCGCGAGGCCTTTGTCGCGTCGGCAAAGCGCGCCGACCGGCTCGGCATCGATGCGCTCGAGCTGCACGGCGCGCACGGCTATCTGCTGCACCAGTTCCTGTCGCCGATCGCCAACAAGCGGACCGACCGCTATGGCGGCTCGCTCGAAAACCGCATGCGCTTCCCGCTGGAAGTGTTCGACGCCGTGCGCGCCGTATTCCCGGATCACAAGCCGATCGGCATGCGGGTGTCGGCGACCGATTGGGTCGAGGGCGCCTGGGACCTTGCGCAGACCATCGAGTTTGCCAGGGAGCTGAAGAAGCGCGGCGTCGACTGGATGGATGTCTCCTCCGGCGGCGTCTCGCCGTTGCAGAAGATCCCGCTCGGGCCGGGCTACCAGGTGCCGGCGGCGCAGGCGGTCAAGGAGGCGACCGGCGTTACCACGATGGCGGTCGGCCTGATCACGGAAGCCAAGCAGGCCGAGGAGATCGTCTCGTCCGGCAAGGCCGACATGGTGGCGCTCGCCCGCGGCATGCTCTACGACCCGCGCTGGGGCTGGCACGCCGCCGCCGAGCTCGGCGGCGAGGTGAGCGCGCCGCCACAATACTGGCGCTCGCAGCCCTCGACGCAGAAGGCGCTGTTCGGCAAGACCACGTTTGGGACGCGCTGA
- a CDS encoding FAD-dependent monooxygenase, with protein sequence MSGADVRVTAVKTATRFTDNARQADRYRRGRVLLAGDAAHVHSPFGGQGLNLGLLDAVNLGWKLAAVVCDRMPESLLDSYTEERHPIAARVLANTRAQVALMRPDVMTDALREIVADLVSLDEGTRYFGEMISGIRIRYDLGSDHPSAGRLSGNFALGDDCAETTLFDQMEDGRAVLVDATDGAASAIAARWDILVRCVPRRGGASLLIRPDACIAWAADDADTTGLDAALTRWFGPATQ encoded by the coding sequence ATCAGCGGGGCCGACGTTCGTGTCACCGCCGTCAAGACCGCGACGCGCTTCACCGACAATGCGCGGCAGGCCGACCGCTATCGCAGGGGCCGCGTCCTCTTGGCGGGCGATGCGGCGCATGTGCACTCGCCGTTCGGCGGACAAGGCCTCAATCTCGGCCTGCTCGATGCGGTCAATCTCGGCTGGAAACTTGCGGCGGTCGTGTGCGATCGCATGCCCGAAAGCCTGCTCGACAGCTACACGGAAGAGCGGCATCCGATCGCGGCAAGGGTGCTCGCCAACACCCGCGCCCAGGTCGCCTTGATGCGGCCTGATGTCATGACGGACGCCTTGCGCGAGATCGTCGCGGACCTGGTGAGCCTCGACGAGGGCACCCGCTACTTCGGCGAGATGATCAGCGGCATCAGGATCCGTTACGATCTTGGCAGCGACCATCCATCGGCCGGCCGGCTCTCCGGCAATTTTGCTCTCGGCGACGACTGCGCGGAAACAACCTTGTTCGATCAGATGGAGGACGGCAGGGCCGTGCTGGTCGATGCGACTGATGGAGCTGCGTCGGCGATCGCGGCGCGCTGGGACATCTTGGTCCGATGCGTGCCGCGACGCGGCGGCGCTTCGCTGCTGATCCGTCCGGATGCCTGCATCGCCTGGGCGGCCGACGACGCCGACACGACTGGCCTTGACGCTGCGCTGACGCGCTGGTTCGGGCCCGCCACGCAGTGA